The proteins below come from a single Flavobacterium lindanitolerans genomic window:
- a CDS encoding rhomboid family intramembrane serine protease, protein MMNITPTVKQLLIINIIFFIGTQLIKNEVAYHYLSLYFFENPQFYAWQPLTHMFMHRGFMHIFFNMFALYSFGSALEHFWGGKKFLFFYISCGLGAALLHTGVNYYFFHTGLTELINAGFSRDSILELLNKDMINQQWGQVLGQSGLENFARSYVTPAVGASGAIYGLLVAFAFMFPNAELMMLFLPIPIKAKYFVPVILLMDLFSGVTGISIFGGGNIAHFAHIGGAVVGFFMMWYWKKNQFHNNRWN, encoded by the coding sequence ATAAACATTATATTTTTTATTGGGACGCAATTAATAAAAAATGAAGTTGCCTATCATTATTTGTCACTTTACTTTTTTGAAAATCCGCAATTTTATGCTTGGCAGCCTTTGACACATATGTTCATGCATAGAGGCTTTATGCATATCTTTTTTAATATGTTTGCACTTTATTCTTTTGGGAGTGCATTAGAGCATTTTTGGGGTGGAAAAAAATTCTTGTTTTTCTATATTTCCTGTGGTCTTGGAGCTGCATTACTTCATACAGGAGTTAATTATTATTTTTTTCATACTGGTTTGACTGAACTTATCAATGCCGGTTTTTCACGGGATAGTATTCTTGAATTATTAAATAAAGACATGATAAATCAGCAATGGGGACAGGTTCTTGGTCAATCAGGGTTGGAAAATTTTGCCAGATCTTATGTAACTCCGGCCGTAGGAGCGTCCGGTGCTATTTATGGGCTTTTAGTTGCATTTGCTTTTATGTTTCCCAATGCTGAATTGATGATGCTTTTTCTTCCAATACCAATAAAAGCAAAATATTTTGTTCCGGTAATTCTTCTCATGGATTTATTTTCAGGCGTTACGGGCATCTCTATTTTTGGAGGTGGAAATATAGCTCACTTTGCTCATATTGGCGGGGCGGTAGTAGGATTTTTCATGATGTGGTACTGGAAAAAGAACCAGTTTCATAACAATCGTTGGAATTAA